The Elaeis guineensis isolate ETL-2024a chromosome 13, EG11, whole genome shotgun sequence genome includes a region encoding these proteins:
- the LOC105060931 gene encoding beta-1,3-galactosyltransferase 7, with protein sequence MKARSTGSERKVCLRWIPILCIMSFGFGMLFTDKFWANPDVNNQIISKRRRQEQELQIISENCATKRKPEQDKDIIREVTRTHEAIQSLDKTISTLQMELAAKRSLQELLGMDRSLSISASSHVKKKAFVVIGINTAFSSRKRRDSVRETWMPQGEKLQQLEREKGIVIRFMIGHSATSNSILDKAIDSEEAQHNDILRLEHVEGYHELSAKTKIFFSTAVAIWDADFYVKVDDDVHVNLGMLATTLARHRSKPRTYIGCMKSGPVLSNQNVKYHEPEFWKFGEEGNKYFRHATGQLYAISKDLATYISINQPILHKYANEDVSLGAWFIGLDVEHIDERNMCCGTPPDCEWKAQAGNVCIASFDWSCSGICKSVERIRDVHAKCGEGDGAVWNAFF encoded by the exons ATGAAGGCCAGGAGCACTGGCAGCGAGAGAAAAGTGTGTCTGAGATGGATTCCTATTCTCTGCATCATGAGCTTCGGCTTTGGGATGCTGTTCACAGACAA GTTCTGGGCTAATCCAGATGTAAACAATCAGATCATTTCGAAGCGGCGGCGACAGGAACAAGAGCTTCAAATCATCTCAGAGAATTGTGCGACCAAACGG AAGCCTGAGCAAGATAAGGATATAATAAGGGAGGTCACCAGGACCCATGAGGCTATACA ATCTTTGGACAAGACGATATCTACTCTGCAGATGGAGCTGGCTGCCAAGCGGAGTTTGCAAGAGTTGCTTGGCATGGATCGTTCTCTGTCGATCTCAGCATCCAGTCATGTGAAGAAGAAGGCTTTTGTTGTGATTGGGATCAATACTGCATTTAGCAGCAGGAAGAGACGGGACTCAGTCAGAGAAACATGGATGCCTCAAG GTGAGAAGCTTCAACAGCTGGAACGTGAGAAGGGCATTGTTATCCGATTCATGATCGGTCATAG TGCCACGTCCAACAGTATTTTAGATAAAGCTATAGACTCAGAGGAGGCTCAGCACAATGATATTCTGAGGCTG GAGCATGTTGAAGGGTACCATGAACTATCTGCAAaaacaaaaatattcttttccaCTGCGGTTGCAATATGGGATGCTGACTTTTATGTCAAGGTGGATGATGATGTTCATGTAAATCTAG GTATGTTAGCCACAACTCTTGCTCGGCACAGATCAAAACCAAGAACCTACATTGGGTGTATGAAGTCTGGGCCAGTCCTCTCTAATCA GAATGTGAAATATCATGAACCTGAATTCTGGAAATTTGGAGAGGAAGGGAACAAGTACTTCCGCCATGCTACCGGGCAGCTTTATGCTATATCAAAGGATTTGGCTACATACATCTCCATCAACCA GCCTATATTGCACAAATATGCCAATGAGGATGTATCATTAGGTGCTTGGTTTATTGGACTGGATGTGGAGCACATTGATGAGAGGAACATGTGCTGTGGAACTCCACCAG ACTGTGAGTGGAAAGCTCAGGCTGGAAATGTATGCATTGCATCATTTGACTGGAGTTGCAGTGGGATATGCAAATCAGTGGAGAGGATAAGGGATGTCCATGCTAAGTGTGGTGAAGGAGATGGTGCTGTTTGGAATGCTTTTTTCTGA